In Cololabis saira isolate AMF1-May2022 chromosome 1, fColSai1.1, whole genome shotgun sequence, the following proteins share a genomic window:
- the LOC133450632 gene encoding E3 SUMO-protein ligase ZBED1-like, producing MEPYMSLTVHYVTSDFTMKSRCLQTGFFPEDHTGENIAQGLKEGLISWSLEEEKMVCITTDSGANIVKAASLNNWTRLQCFGHRLHLAIENAMKDPRIDRAVGLCKKLVGCFSYSWRRKRDLAEAQKELKLPEHKLKTECPTRWGSRQAMIQRVLEQLPAISHVLSSDRKARHLIPTWQDVEVLEAINNALSPLTDFTDALSGEQYVSVSSVKPVLHLFETSVVAMQEDDSDLTRSIKSKILGYLQEKYSHPNTQELLDMATSLDPRFKMEYISEDNKTTVKARLTREMTDDIPSVTQTPPSTTPPAAPMKKSRKTLGSFLKAAKGSEAPSQPEQDVASELLSYLLSSKIDSEADPLVWWKEHKGEFPKLSVLARKYLCIPATSSPSERVFSTGGNIVTCLRSSLKPQNVDRLVFLAKNL from the exons ATGGAGCCATACATGAGCCTGACGGTCCATTATGTTACCAGTGACTTCACCATGAAAAGTCGGTGCTTGCAGACTGGGTTTTTCCCCGAGGATCACACAGGAGAGAATATAGCACAAGGACTGAAGGAGGGTCTGATCTCTTGGAGTTTGGAGGAGGAAAAAATGGTGTGCATAACAACAGACAGTGGAGCCAACATTGTGAAAGCAGCATCCCTTAACAACTGGACAAGGCTTCAGTGTTTTGGGCACCGGCTACATCTAGCTATAG AGAATGCAATGAAAGATCCAAGAATTGACCGCGCTGTAGGTCTGTGCAAAAAGCTTGTGGGCTGCTTCAGTTACAGTTGGAGACGGAAGAGGGACCTTGCTGAGGCCCAAAAGGAGCTCAAGCTACCCGAACACAAGCTTAAAACTGAGTGTCCAACGAGATGGGGTTCGAGACAAGCCATGATCCAGAGGGTACTTGAACAGCTACCTGCTATTTCACATGTTCTCTCCTCTGATCGGAAGGCTAGACACCTGATTCCCACATGGCAGGATGTTGAAGTTCTCGAGGCAATCAACAATGCACTCAGCCCACTGACAGACTTCACTGATGCCCTGTCAGGAGAGCAATATGTGAGCGTCTCCTCAGTGAAACCAGTTCTCCACCTCTTTGAAACATCAGTTGTGGCCATGCAGGAAGATGACTCGGATCTCACACGATCAATTAAGTCAAAAATCCTGGGGTACCTTCAGGAAAAATACAGTCATCCAAACACACAGGAACTGCTGGACATGGCCACATCTCTTGATCCAAGATTCAAGATGGAGTACATCAGTGAGGACAATAAAACCACTGTGAAGGCCAGACTGACACGTGAGATGACCGACGACATACCTTCAGTTACG CAAACTCCCCCCTCAACTACACCCCCGGCTGCCCCCATGAAGAAGAGCCGAAAGACCTTAGGCAGCTTCCTCAAAGCAGCAAAAGGCAGTGAGGCACCATCCCAGCCTGAGCAAgatgttgcctcagaactactgTCATATCTGCTCTCAAGCAAGATTGACAGTGAAGCTGACCCCTTAGTCTGGTGGAAGGAACATAAGGGAGAATTTCCAAAACTGTCTGTACTGGCTAGGAAATACCTCTGCATTCCTGCCACAAGTTCCCCTTCCGAGAGGGTGTTCAGCACAGGGGGGAACATTGTAACATGTCTCCGCTCATCACTGAAGCCTCAAAATGTCGACCGCCTTGTGTTCTTGGCAAAGAACCTTTAA